A single Bacteroidales bacterium DNA region contains:
- a CDS encoding DUF47 domain-containing protein — MGLNSFFQILVPKDKKFYPSFKEATSNLVEVSEVLISLMKTDNWDDRIKLISKIKELEKKGDDVTHKMFDMLNSSFITPFDREDIHNLISSIDDVVDYINGAAQRFLLYKPKSNSTDFLKLAELIFDGSKSIQNAIEHIDNLKHPQQIKEACIHVNEIENLADDVYHIAISQLFEKETDTIELIKKKDILQILEKATDKLEDASDVIKSIMIKQA, encoded by the coding sequence ATGGGACTTAATAGTTTTTTTCAAATTCTTGTGCCAAAAGACAAAAAATTTTATCCTTCGTTTAAAGAAGCAACTAGCAATTTAGTGGAAGTTTCAGAAGTGCTCATTTCACTAATGAAAACTGATAACTGGGATGACAGAATAAAACTCATATCAAAAATTAAAGAATTAGAAAAAAAAGGTGATGATGTCACTCATAAAATGTTTGATATGCTCAACAGTTCCTTCATAACTCCATTCGACCGAGAAGATATTCACAATTTAATCTCATCCATTGATGATGTAGTCGATTATATAAATGGTGCTGCTCAACGATTTTTATTATATAAACCCAAATCGAACTCTACCGATTTTTTAAAACTTGCTGAATTAATTTTTGATGGTTCAAAATCAATTCAAAATGCCATTGAGCATATTGACAATTTAAAACATCCTCAACAAATAAAAGAAGCTTGCATTCACGTTAATGAAATTGAAAACCTGGCTGATGATGTTTACCACATTGCCATTTCACAATTATTTGAAAAGGAAACAGATACAATAGAATTAATAAAGAAAAAAGACATTCTTCAGATTTTAGAAAAAGCTACCGACAAACTTGAAGATGCTTCGGATGTTATTAAGTCTATTATGATAAAACAAGCTTAA
- a CDS encoding NUDIX domain-containing protein produces the protein MNAKELIRKMLPGLLPLLIFIIADEVFDTVVSLSIAIAVGIFQAIWIFIKEKRFDYFVLLDTGLIIILGLISIISHDELFFKLKPGIVQVIMCIMLLFIAFAPPTFLAAMMGRYGLNTELNEESVRILRRNMKLLSVLLLLHTGLVFYSAFYMSKEAWGFISGVLLYLIFGVYFLAEFLRMYWNKRKFASEEWVPLVDEAGKIVGKAPRSMVHKDKNLLHPVIHVHIFNKERKLFLQKRASNKLVQPGKWDTAVGGHISWGETIEQTIKRETFEELGIELQKTIFIGKYIWHSEIESELIYVFITEYNNTISPKNNEIDDGKFWSKKEIELNLNKGIFTPNFEHEIPYIEHFFDKKNKW, from the coding sequence ATGAATGCGAAAGAGTTAATACGAAAAATGTTACCGGGCTTATTGCCCCTTCTTATTTTTATCATAGCCGATGAAGTTTTTGATACTGTAGTAAGTTTATCTATTGCAATTGCTGTTGGTATTTTTCAAGCGATATGGATTTTTATCAAAGAAAAAAGATTCGATTATTTTGTATTGCTCGACACCGGATTAATTATAATTCTTGGTCTTATCTCCATCATATCGCACGATGAATTGTTTTTTAAACTTAAACCAGGAATCGTTCAGGTCATTATGTGCATCATGTTGCTATTTATAGCATTTGCACCTCCAACGTTTTTAGCAGCTATGATGGGACGTTATGGCTTAAACACAGAATTGAACGAAGAAAGTGTTCGTATTTTACGTAGAAACATGAAATTATTAAGCGTTTTATTATTACTCCATACCGGATTAGTTTTTTACTCTGCATTTTACATGTCAAAGGAGGCTTGGGGTTTTATAAGCGGCGTGTTACTTTATCTTATTTTTGGTGTATATTTTTTGGCTGAGTTTCTTCGTATGTATTGGAATAAAAGAAAATTTGCCAGCGAAGAATGGGTTCCACTGGTTGACGAAGCAGGGAAAATTGTTGGCAAAGCCCCTCGCTCTATGGTTCATAAAGATAAAAATTTACTACATCCGGTTATTCATGTACACATATTTAATAAAGAACGAAAATTATTTTTGCAAAAAAGAGCTTCAAATAAACTTGTACAACCTGGGAAATGGGATACTGCTGTAGGTGGACATATCTCATGGGGCGAAACCATTGAACAGACGATAAAAAGAGAAACATTCGAAGAACTTGGCATAGAATTACAAAAAACAATATTCATCGGAAAATATATTTGGCATTCCGAAATCGAAAGCGAATTAATTTATGTATTCATAACCGAATATAATAACACTATATCTCCCAAAAACAACGAAATAGATGACGGAAAATTTTGGTCAAAAAAAGAAATTGAACTAAATTTGAACAAAGGAATATTTACACCTAATTTTGAACATGAGATTCCATATATAGAGCATTTTTTCGATAAAAAAAATAAATGGTAA
- a CDS encoding 3-deoxy-D-manno-octulosonic acid transferase, translating into MLWIYRFSLFAYKLLIQIASLFNEKASLWISGRKNIWQKISQFQVLAQHQVLWMHVSSLGEFEQGRPLIEQIKKNYHNIQIIITFFSPSGYEIRKNYTFADAIFYLPLDSPKNAQRFYDIIKPNWVIFVKYDFWFFYIREAYLRKIPIFLISAVFKPNQIFFKFYGHFYRKMLRYFSQIYVQDDTSKLLLQKININSIVAGDTRCDRVLQIAQSPLPLNNIRDFIKQRVVVIVGSAWDKDIKILKNIIEQTQKNNVLWIIAPHVVNEEHIQDLIQIIDLPAIRYTQINDINNNIKNGVLWIDTIGILSSLYQFATIAYIGGGFGKGIHNTLEPASFGVPVVFGPNYHKFNEAEDMIKLGAAFSISNADEAFQIINQLIQNETFRSKASIKAQMYIQKSAGATQKIIQQLFH; encoded by the coding sequence ATGCTTTGGATATATAGGTTTTCGTTATTCGCATATAAATTATTAATTCAAATTGCCTCATTGTTTAATGAAAAAGCATCGCTTTGGATTAGCGGGCGAAAAAATATTTGGCAAAAAATATCGCAATTTCAAGTATTAGCTCAACATCAGGTTCTTTGGATGCATGTATCGTCATTAGGTGAATTTGAACAAGGTCGCCCACTTATTGAACAAATAAAAAAAAACTATCATAATATTCAAATTATCATCACCTTTTTCTCGCCTTCAGGCTATGAAATTAGAAAAAATTATACTTTTGCTGATGCTATTTTTTATCTCCCCCTTGACTCGCCCAAAAATGCTCAACGGTTTTATGATATCATAAAACCCAATTGGGTTATCTTTGTTAAATATGACTTTTGGTTTTTTTATATTCGCGAAGCATATTTACGTAAAATTCCTATTTTCCTTATTTCGGCCGTTTTTAAACCCAACCAGATATTTTTTAAATTTTATGGACATTTTTATAGAAAAATGCTTCGTTATTTCTCGCAAATTTATGTTCAAGACGATACATCCAAATTATTACTTCAAAAAATAAATATTAATTCTATTGTAGCAGGCGACACTCGATGCGACAGAGTATTGCAAATAGCTCAAAGTCCCTTACCATTAAACAACATAAGAGATTTTATTAAACAACGTGTTGTAGTTATTGTAGGAAGCGCTTGGGATAAAGACATTAAAATTCTTAAAAATATAATAGAACAAACTCAAAAAAATAATGTTTTATGGATTATTGCACCTCATGTTGTTAATGAAGAACATATTCAAGACTTAATTCAAATAATCGACCTCCCAGCTATTCGCTATACTCAAATAAACGACATCAATAATAATATTAAAAATGGTGTTTTATGGATAGATACGATTGGAATTTTATCATCATTGTATCAATTTGCAACAATTGCATACATAGGAGGAGGATTCGGAAAAGGTATTCACAATACTTTAGAGCCTGCATCATTCGGAGTTCCAGTTGTTTTTGGTCCCAACTATCATAAGTTTAATGAAGCCGAAGACATGATAAAACTGGGTGCTGCTTTTTCGATTAGTAATGCTGATGAAGCTTTTCAAATAATAAATCAATTAATTCAAAACGAAACATTTCGCTCAAAAGCTTCCATAAAAGCTCAAATGTACATTCAAAAAAGTGCAGGAGCCACACAAAAAATAATACAACAATTATTTCACTAA
- the surE gene encoding 5'/3'-nucleotidase SurE, which yields MTPSERLILVCNDDGYFASGIASLIEVVRPLGRVIVVAPEKGESGKSHSITMTTPIRLNLIKEEKNLCIYACSGTPVDSLKLALHQVLDRKPDLVVSGINHGSNSSISVIYSGTMGAVIEACLNGIPAVGFSLLDYATHPDFTASKHVAKIIVNNILQFGLPNEVCLNVNIPKLPIKKLKGIKLCRQAKGVWKEDFVKRLDPHNTPYYWMTGNFDNFEPNATDTDEYALANGYASVVPVKIDFTAYQAYNFLEKWNYEL from the coding sequence ATGACTCCTTCAGAACGATTAATTTTAGTTTGTAACGACGACGGATACTTTGCTAGCGGTATTGCATCTCTGATTGAAGTTGTAAGACCTTTAGGCAGAGTAATTGTTGTTGCACCCGAAAAAGGCGAATCAGGTAAGTCGCATTCTATTACTATGACAACTCCCATTCGTTTAAATTTAATTAAAGAAGAAAAAAATCTATGCATATATGCTTGCTCAGGAACCCCTGTCGATTCACTTAAGTTAGCATTACATCAGGTACTTGATAGAAAACCAGACTTAGTGGTTTCGGGCATCAATCATGGTAGCAATTCCTCCATTAGTGTAATTTATTCGGGTACTATGGGAGCTGTTATCGAAGCATGCCTTAATGGCATTCCTGCGGTAGGTTTTTCGTTACTCGACTATGCCACCCATCCTGATTTTACTGCTTCAAAACATGTAGCTAAAATCATAGTTAATAATATTTTACAATTTGGACTTCCCAACGAAGTTTGTTTAAATGTCAATATTCCTAAATTGCCAATTAAAAAATTAAAAGGCATAAAATTATGTCGTCAAGCCAAAGGAGTTTGGAAAGAAGATTTTGTAAAACGTCTTGATCCCCATAATACACCCTATTACTGGATGACAGGGAATTTTGATAATTTTGAACCAAACGCTACCGATACCGACGAATATGCACTTGCCAATGGATATGCTTCGGTAGTCCCTGTTAAAATTGATTTTACCGCCTATCAAGCATATAACTTTTTAGAAAAATGGAATTATGAACTCTAA
- a CDS encoding inorganic phosphate transporter, which yields MSTLVIIIIAIALIYDFLNGMNDAANSVATIVATRVLSPFMAVLWAAIFNFAAYFIFGLHVANTMGKGIVEPHVVEPWFVFSALVGAAAWVWLCTQLGLPISVSHALIGGMVGPAWFVFGPDAVIGSGIIKVVIFIFVSPIVGFILGYLFMILTKFILKKSKPNKVDAWFRILQLLSSAFFSLGHGSNDAQKTMGIIAVLLFSTGYLGTEFYVPEWVVISCYVAIALGTLTGGWKVIKTMGVNLTDLKPVHGFAAETAGATTLAMSAFMGIPVSTTHTISGAIMGVGVTRRVSAVRWKIAQNIIGAWILTIPTTMIVSGLLYILIRTIVF from the coding sequence ATGAGTACACTTGTTATTATTATTATAGCCATTGCCCTTATTTACGACTTTTTAAATGGGATGAACGATGCAGCAAACTCAGTAGCAACTATAGTAGCAACTAGGGTTTTATCTCCATTTATGGCAGTTCTATGGGCAGCAATATTTAATTTTGCTGCTTATTTTATATTTGGCTTACATGTTGCCAATACGATGGGCAAAGGCATAGTAGAACCTCATGTTGTTGAACCTTGGTTTGTATTTTCTGCATTAGTTGGCGCTGCTGCATGGGTATGGTTATGCACTCAATTAGGTTTACCTATTAGTGTTTCGCATGCTCTTATTGGTGGTATGGTTGGACCTGCTTGGTTCGTTTTTGGACCCGATGCTGTTATAGGTTCAGGTATTATAAAAGTTGTAATTTTTATATTTGTTTCCCCTATTGTAGGCTTTATTTTAGGTTATTTATTTATGATTTTAACCAAATTTATACTTAAAAAATCAAAACCAAATAAAGTAGATGCATGGTTTAGAATATTGCAGCTCTTATCTTCAGCTTTTTTTAGTCTAGGACACGGCAGCAACGACGCACAAAAAACTATGGGTATCATAGCAGTACTTTTATTTAGTACCGGATATTTGGGCACAGAATTTTATGTCCCAGAATGGGTCGTTATTTCGTGCTATGTAGCAATTGCATTAGGAACTTTAACAGGCGGATGGAAAGTAATAAAAACTATGGGTGTAAATTTAACAGACCTTAAACCAGTTCATGGATTTGCCGCCGAAACAGCAGGTGCTACTACATTAGCCATGTCTGCGTTTATGGGAATACCGGTAAGCACAACCCATACCATATCAGGGGCTATTATGGGAGTTGGCGTAACCCGAAGAGTATCGGCTGTACGTTGGAAAATTGCTCAAAATATTATTGGTGCCTGGATACTTACTATACCAACTACAATGATAGTTTCAGGACTTTTGTATATTTTAATACGAACCATTGTTTTTTAA
- a CDS encoding peptidase C1: protein MKSFLFILFAFLSIATYEQNFDKAVVITEKDSTQIHSNMYRYNKQFKADLSNYSFPTDTGLYKKVFHNPPVCQGNTGTCWCFSTTSFFESEVFRLTGKKVKLSEMYVVYWEYVERAIDFVKTHGKTYVDEGSEASALLRIYQKYGAVPLAAYEGKPTYRKQHSHRTMVKEIKNFLAQVKENNIWNEVYVVNVVKSLLNAEMGVPPTSFLYDGKEYTPQEFLKEYLQINPVAYFNFMSTLTARYYEKSELIENDNWWHCREYYNVPIDTFVKLINKALENQYSVCLCGDVSEAGYDHNELKLAAIPIFDIPENQINESSREMRLQNQTTTDDHCIHMVGYYYKNGKYWYLIKDSNGNTFDGLFPGYRIYSEDYVKLKMMNILIHGNAARWLLDRIVK from the coding sequence ATGAAAAGTTTTTTATTTATTTTATTTGCTTTTTTGTCGATTGCTACATATGAACAAAATTTCGACAAAGCTGTTGTAATTACCGAAAAAGATTCTACACAAATACATTCAAATATGTATAGGTACAATAAGCAGTTTAAAGCAGACCTTTCAAATTATTCATTCCCAACTGATACCGGATTGTATAAAAAGGTATTTCATAATCCACCCGTTTGTCAGGGCAATACGGGGACATGCTGGTGTTTTTCTACCACATCTTTTTTCGAGAGCGAAGTTTTTCGCCTCACCGGCAAAAAAGTAAAACTATCTGAGATGTACGTTGTTTATTGGGAATATGTAGAACGAGCTATTGATTTTGTAAAAACTCATGGTAAAACTTATGTCGATGAAGGTTCAGAAGCCTCAGCTTTACTTAGGATTTATCAAAAATATGGTGCTGTACCCCTTGCTGCATACGAAGGCAAACCTACATACCGAAAGCAGCATAGCCATAGAACAATGGTGAAAGAAATAAAGAATTTTTTAGCACAGGTAAAAGAAAATAATATCTGGAACGAAGTATATGTGGTGAATGTAGTTAAATCATTGCTCAATGCAGAAATGGGCGTTCCTCCCACCTCGTTTTTGTATGACGGAAAAGAATACACCCCCCAAGAGTTCTTAAAAGAATATTTGCAAATAAATCCGGTTGCCTATTTCAATTTTATGTCAACCCTTACAGCTCGTTATTACGAAAAAAGCGAACTTATTGAAAACGATAATTGGTGGCACTGCAGAGAATATTACAATGTTCCAATCGATACATTTGTTAAACTTATTAACAAGGCACTAGAAAATCAATACAGCGTGTGTCTATGTGGTGATGTAAGCGAAGCCGGCTATGACCATAATGAATTAAAATTAGCGGCTATTCCAATTTTTGATATTCCTGAAAATCAAATAAACGAATCGTCAAGAGAAATGCGTTTACAAAACCAAACAACCACCGACGACCATTGCATTCATATGGTGGGTTATTACTATAAAAATGGAAAGTATTGGTATTTGATAAAGGATAGTAATGGAAATACCTTTGATGGTCTATTCCCCGGATATCGCATTTATAGCGAGGATTACGTTAAATTAAAAATGATGAATATTTTGATTCATGGTAATGCCGCTCGATGGTTATTAGATAGAATCGTGAAATGA
- a CDS encoding TonB-dependent receptor codes for MKIITLLVVSGLNFSLFSQNVLISGYVKDKKTHEPLPGVNIVLDDNSGAATDVNGFYSFKSNKGGYQTIKFNFLGYQTYSQTINLSDKEQLNLNVELEENIQVIDEVVVSASKFEQKISEVTVSMEVIKPKLLENNNVISMETAINKIPGVDITGDQPSIRGGSGYSYGAGTRVMLLVDDMPLISPDAGDIKWNFLPIENVSQIEVIKGAASALFGSSALNGVINVRTAYPKFEPETKVTIFNGIYMNPKRKELKWWGQTQPLFVGSNLFHMQRYKNLDIVLGASGYSDNGYRQSETEERIRGNFNLRYRFPKKEGWAIGLNGNLMNIDKTDFFLWQNADSGAWRQDPASVTRNIGTRINIDPFFTFYTSPNDKHNIRTRYFYVKNRVPGDSSKDSHSGLYYAEYLFQHQVKDNFTYSLGALHVYSDIQGKLFDKHNATNIAIYGQMDKKINKFNLSAGIRAEYFRIDKTESKSVINGDTIVDIPIQPVARIGVNYQLAEHTFIRSSFGQGYRFPSIAEKFTYTNVGALNIFPNPNLKPETGWSAEIGIKQGVKISNWNGYLDASAFWQEYNKMMEYTFGFYDPKTYRALDIHNPDDLTIIATYGYKALGFQSQNIGHAKITGFDITFTGMGSFFGIPATLLAGYTYTNPIDLNDKDSSKSTSSNMLKYRYYHSLKGDFQLDFKKISTGISLLYQSYMVNIDKAFEDLTGDGPGVGIELLPGLYEYRQKHNKGYIVFDYRISWNITEQSKLSLVVKNIFNKEYMGRPGDIRPPRNVSLQYILSL; via the coding sequence ATGAAAATTATTACATTGCTTGTTGTTTCGGGATTAAATTTTTCGCTTTTTTCACAAAATGTACTTATTAGTGGATACGTAAAAGATAAAAAAACGCATGAACCACTACCAGGTGTTAACATTGTTCTCGACGATAATTCGGGTGCTGCTACCGACGTAAATGGTTTTTATTCTTTCAAATCGAATAAAGGAGGCTATCAAACTATAAAATTTAACTTTTTAGGATATCAAACTTATTCTCAAACCATTAACTTATCAGACAAAGAACAACTTAATTTAAATGTCGAATTAGAAGAAAATATACAAGTAATTGACGAAGTAGTAGTAAGTGCTTCAAAATTTGAGCAAAAAATATCGGAAGTTACTGTTTCGATGGAAGTTATAAAACCTAAATTGCTCGAGAACAACAACGTAATTTCAATGGAAACAGCTATAAATAAAATCCCTGGCGTTGATATTACCGGCGATCAACCTAGCATTCGTGGTGGTAGCGGATACAGCTATGGAGCAGGCACAAGAGTTATGTTATTGGTTGATGATATGCCCTTAATTTCACCCGATGCAGGTGATATAAAATGGAATTTTTTGCCTATTGAAAATGTTTCACAAATAGAAGTTATTAAAGGTGCAGCATCTGCATTATTTGGTTCATCGGCACTTAACGGAGTTATTAATGTGCGTACGGCCTATCCAAAGTTTGAACCCGAAACAAAGGTTACCATTTTTAATGGAATATATATGAATCCAAAACGCAAAGAACTTAAATGGTGGGGACAAACACAACCCTTGTTTGTAGGATCCAATTTATTTCACATGCAGCGTTACAAAAATTTAGATATTGTGCTGGGAGCTAGTGGCTACAGCGATAACGGATATCGTCAATCCGAAACCGAAGAACGCATTCGCGGAAATTTTAACCTTCGATATCGATTTCCCAAAAAAGAAGGATGGGCAATTGGGCTTAATGGAAATTTAATGAATATAGATAAAACCGACTTCTTTTTGTGGCAAAATGCCGACTCCGGAGCATGGCGACAAGACCCTGCATCAGTAACTCGTAATATTGGAACACGTATTAATATAGACCCATTCTTTACATTCTATACCTCACCTAACGATAAGCATAATATTCGTACCCGATACTTTTATGTTAAAAACAGAGTGCCCGGAGATTCTTCAAAAGATAGTCATTCGGGCTTATATTATGCAGAATATTTATTCCAACATCAGGTAAAAGACAATTTTACATATAGTTTAGGTGCATTACATGTTTATAGCGATATTCAGGGCAAACTATTCGACAAACACAATGCCACCAATATAGCCATCTACGGACAAATGGACAAAAAAATAAATAAATTTAATCTATCAGCCGGGATTAGAGCCGAGTATTTTAGAATTGATAAAACAGAATCCAAATCGGTTATCAATGGTGATACTATTGTCGATATCCCTATCCAACCGGTAGCTCGTATTGGTGTAAACTATCAATTAGCCGAACATACTTTTATTCGTTCGTCATTTGGGCAAGGGTACCGTTTCCCTTCTATTGCCGAAAAATTTACTTATACCAATGTAGGTGCATTAAACATATTTCCCAACCCCAATCTAAAACCCGAAACTGGTTGGAGTGCCGAAATTGGCATTAAACAAGGAGTTAAAATTTCTAATTGGAATGGATACCTCGACGCATCAGCATTCTGGCAAGAATACAACAAAATGATGGAATACACATTCGGCTTTTATGACCCTAAAACATATAGAGCTCTTGATATTCATAACCCAGATGACCTAACAATTATTGCAACATATGGATATAAAGCACTTGGTTTTCAATCACAAAATATTGGACACGCAAAAATTACCGGCTTTGATATAACCTTTACCGGAATGGGATCATTTTTTGGCATTCCTGCAACCTTATTGGCAGGCTATACCTATACCAATCCTATTGATTTAAACGATAAAGATTCGTCCAAGAGTACATCGTCTAATATGCTAAAATACAGGTATTACCATTCATTAAAAGGCGATTTTCAGCTAGATTTTAAAAAGATTTCAACAGGCATCAGTTTGCTATATCAAAGTTATATGGTTAACATTGACAAAGCTTTTGAAGATTTAACCGGCGACGGTCCTGGAGTAGGAATTGAACTTTTACCCGGTTTATATGAATATAGACAAAAACACAACAAAGGCTACATAGTATTTGATTATCGTATATCGTGGAATATTACAGAACAAAGTAAACTATCGTTGGTAGTAAAAAATATATTTAATAAAGAATACATGGGACGACCAGGCGACATTCGTCCACCACGAAATGTTTCATTACAATATATTTTATCACTTTAA